In Flavivirga abyssicola, the following are encoded in one genomic region:
- a CDS encoding DinB family protein, with product MIIYANDQFDKLLTFINDVKETSELTEKLIDVLNHNAHHRGQMTTYLRMKGITPPSYR from the coding sequence TTGATAATCTACGCCAATGATCAATTTGATAAGCTATTGACTTTTATCAATGATGTTAAAGAAACCTCGGAATTAACAGAGAAACTTATTGATGTTTTGAATCATAATGCACACCATCGAGGACAAATGACAACGTATTTACGAATGAAAGGCATCACGCCACCCAGTTACAGATAA
- a CDS encoding glycerophosphodiester phosphodiesterase family protein — translation MNCNQPKIIDIQGHRGCRGLMPENTIPAFEKAIALGVHTLELDVAVSKDSVVVVSHEPFMNRVICLDAEGKEIPESDDKKYNLYQMTFDSIKQFDCGTKFHPRFPEQEKLKAYKPSLEEVIKTSKILNHNIKFNIEIKASPEYDNVYTPNPKNFVQLVLEAIKNNNAFADTNLQSFDLRIMEEIKKQAPNMEVALLVDEDEDIWSKITMMSYSPEIISPYYKLLNKETIKKLKAENFKVIPWTINSVEELQKMIDFEVNGIITDYPNKLIEILEN, via the coding sequence ATGAATTGTAATCAGCCAAAAATTATAGATATTCAAGGGCATAGAGGTTGTAGAGGACTCATGCCAGAGAATACTATACCAGCATTTGAAAAAGCTATAGCATTAGGAGTGCATACATTAGAATTAGATGTTGCGGTATCAAAGGATTCTGTTGTAGTGGTATCCCATGAACCCTTTATGAATAGAGTTATATGTTTGGATGCTGAAGGAAAAGAGATCCCAGAATCAGATGATAAAAAATACAATTTATATCAAATGACTTTTGATAGTATTAAACAATTTGATTGTGGTACAAAGTTTCATCCTAGATTTCCTGAGCAAGAAAAATTGAAGGCTTATAAACCAAGCTTAGAAGAAGTCATTAAAACATCAAAAATATTAAACCACAATATTAAATTCAATATCGAAATTAAGGCCAGCCCTGAGTACGATAATGTTTATACGCCTAATCCAAAGAATTTTGTGCAATTAGTTTTGGAAGCGATAAAGAATAATAATGCTTTTGCTGATACGAATTTACAAAGTTTCGATTTACGTATTATGGAGGAAATTAAAAAACAAGCTCCAAACATGGAGGTAGCACTTTTAGTTGATGAAGATGAAGATATCTGGAGCAAAATAACAATGATGAGTTATTCTCCAGAAATTATCAGTCCATATTATAAATTATTGAATAAAGAGACAATAAAAAAGCTTAAAGCAGAAAATTTTAAGGTCATTCCGTGGACAATAAATAGCGTTGAAGAACTTCAAAAAATGATTGATTTTGAAGTCAATGGAATTATAACAGATTATCCAAATAAGCTAATTGAAATTCTAGAAAACTAA
- a CDS encoding exo-beta-N-acetylmuramidase NamZ family protein, translating into MRFNVFKNTVLLFVFIMISCASKAKSKISLKNEISHTKKNDSVIIVGANQTDNYLSFLNGKRVGIVANQTSVIFKKEEITVIGTDPETNEQSVVHVVEKDTMTHLVDSLMALKVDIKKVFSPEHGFRGRVDAGELVKDGIDTKTNLPIVSLYGKNKKPTKEQLEGLDIVIFDIQDVGVRFYTYISTLHYIMEACSEQGIPVLVLDRPNPNGHYIDGPTLEVKNKSFLGMHPIPLVHGMTIGEYAQMINGEQWLKNGSQCDLTVISIKNYTHNTFYSLPLRPSPNLPNDQAIKLYPSLGLFEGTNINAGRGTEFQFQRFGAPFIDKTALPFSYTPVANFGAKYPKHKGVVCYGKDLKNEELNGVMTLKWVIEAYQNSTDKSLFFNTNNFTKHAGTDKLQKQIEAGLSETEIKTTWQDALERFKETRSKYLIYD; encoded by the coding sequence ATGAGGTTTAATGTTTTCAAAAATACAGTTTTATTATTTGTTTTTATAATGATTTCTTGTGCTTCTAAAGCAAAAAGTAAAATATCCCTTAAAAATGAGATTTCTCATACTAAAAAAAACGATAGTGTTATTATAGTTGGAGCGAATCAAACGGATAATTATTTATCGTTTTTAAATGGGAAACGCGTTGGTATTGTTGCAAATCAGACTTCTGTAATTTTTAAGAAAGAAGAAATAACAGTTATAGGTACTGATCCGGAAACTAATGAACAATCTGTTGTGCACGTGGTCGAAAAAGATACTATGACTCATTTAGTTGATTCCTTAATGGCTTTAAAAGTGGATATAAAAAAAGTATTTTCCCCAGAACATGGTTTTCGTGGTCGTGTAGATGCTGGCGAATTAGTTAAGGACGGTATTGATACTAAAACCAATCTACCTATAGTATCGCTTTATGGAAAAAACAAAAAGCCAACTAAAGAACAACTTGAAGGTTTGGATATTGTTATTTTTGATATTCAAGATGTAGGTGTTCGATTTTATACATATATTTCTACATTACACTATATTATGGAAGCTTGTTCTGAACAAGGAATTCCTGTTTTAGTATTAGATAGGCCAAATCCAAACGGACATTATATAGATGGTCCTACTTTAGAGGTTAAGAATAAAAGTTTTTTGGGCATGCACCCCATTCCATTAGTGCATGGTATGACCATTGGAGAATATGCACAAATGATTAATGGTGAACAATGGTTAAAAAATGGTTCTCAATGTGATTTAACAGTTATTTCTATAAAAAATTATACACATAATACTTTTTACAGCTTGCCCCTAAGACCTTCTCCAAACTTACCTAATGATCAAGCTATAAAATTATATCCTAGTCTTGGTCTTTTTGAAGGCACTAACATAAATGCTGGTCGTGGTACTGAATTTCAATTTCAAAGATTTGGCGCTCCTTTTATAGACAAAACTGCACTTCCTTTTAGCTACACACCTGTTGCCAACTTTGGTGCTAAATACCCTAAACATAAAGGTGTTGTTTGTTATGGTAAAGATTTAAAAAACGAAGAACTTAATGGTGTTATGACACTAAAATGGGTTATTGAAGCGTATCAAAATTCGACAGACAAATCATTGTTTTTCAATACGAATAACTTCACTAAACATGCTGGGACTGATAAATTACAAAAACAGATTGAAGCGGGTTTAAGTGAAACCGAAATTAAAACGACTTGGCAAGATGCTTTAGAAAGGTTTAAAGAAACTCGTAGTAAGTATTTAATATACGATTAG
- a CDS encoding ABC transporter permease produces the protein MNYEFFIAKRIIGSKAYKSSISAPIIKIGIAAIAIGIVVMMIAIATGVGLQQKIRDKVVAFNGHITITKYDSNNSQESIIPISKNQDFYPEFKSVEGVSHIQGVAAKFGIIRTATDFEGVYLKGVGADYNWSYFEDFLIEGELPDYSAKRNEDVLISQYLANRLQLKLNETFQMVFRKDDPEKLTNIITYQIVGIYNSGFQDFDANYIIGDIRHLQRINRWGDDQIGNFEVFINDYNKIDEKGVEIYKNIPSVLNSETIKHKYASVFDWIQIFDTNIYGIIGIMILVAGINMITALLVLILERSQMIGILKAIGSNNWSIRKLFLYNASYLILIGLLWGNIIGLGFLFVQKYFKIVTLPEETYYVAEAPVYLSFSYVLALNVGTLVLCLLMLLIPSYIITKISPVKAIRFQ, from the coding sequence TTGAATTACGAATTTTTTATAGCTAAACGCATTATTGGTAGTAAAGCGTATAAAAGTAGTATATCGGCACCAATTATAAAAATTGGAATTGCTGCAATTGCGATTGGTATAGTTGTAATGATGATTGCTATAGCTACTGGAGTTGGTTTACAACAAAAAATTAGAGATAAAGTAGTAGCATTCAATGGGCATATTACGATCACTAAATATGATAGTAATAATTCACAAGAAAGTATTATCCCAATATCTAAAAACCAAGATTTTTATCCAGAGTTTAAGTCTGTAGAAGGTGTTAGCCATATTCAAGGAGTCGCAGCAAAATTTGGTATTATTAGAACGGCAACTGATTTTGAAGGTGTTTATTTAAAGGGGGTAGGAGCAGATTATAATTGGAGTTATTTTGAAGATTTTTTAATTGAAGGAGAACTTCCGGATTATTCAGCTAAAAGAAACGAAGATGTTTTAATATCTCAGTATTTAGCTAATAGATTACAATTAAAGCTTAATGAAACATTTCAAATGGTGTTTCGAAAAGATGATCCAGAAAAATTAACGAATATAATTACTTACCAAATTGTTGGAATATATAATTCAGGATTTCAAGATTTTGATGCTAATTATATTATAGGTGACATCCGTCATTTACAAAGAATAAATAGATGGGGAGATGACCAAATTGGAAATTTTGAAGTGTTTATTAACGACTATAATAAAATAGACGAAAAAGGTGTAGAAATATATAAAAATATACCTTCTGTACTTAATTCTGAAACCATTAAACATAAATATGCTTCGGTTTTCGATTGGATTCAAATTTTTGACACAAATATTTATGGCATCATTGGTATCATGATACTAGTGGCAGGCATTAATATGATAACCGCTTTACTTGTTTTAATCTTAGAACGTTCCCAAATGATTGGGATCTTAAAAGCAATAGGAAGCAATAATTGGAGCATTAGAAAATTGTTTTTGTACAATGCATCTTACTTAATTCTTATTGGTCTGTTATGGGGTAATATAATAGGCTTAGGATTTCTATTTGTTCAGAAATATTTTAAAATTGTCACACTTCCTGAAGAAACATACTATGTCGCCGAAGCACCGGTTTACCTAAGTTTTAGTTATGTTTTGGCATTGAATGTTGGTACACTTGTACTCTGCCTATTAATGCTTTTAATACCTTCTTATATAATCACAAAAATATCCCCAGTAAAAGCTATTAGATTCCAATAG
- a CDS encoding pyridoxal-phosphate dependent enzyme has protein sequence MEYAENILGTIGNTPLVKLNKLVEGLPCLVLAKYETFNPGNSVKDRMAVKMIEDAEADGRLKPGGTIIEGTSGNTGMGLALAAIVKGYKMICVISDKQSKEKMDILRAVGSKVVVCPTNVEPEDPKSYYSTSKRLAEETPNSWYVNQYDNPSNTAAHYESTGPEIWQQTKGKVTHFLVGVGTGGTISGVGNYLKEQNPNIKIWGVDTYGSVFKKYHETGIFDENEIYPYITEGIGEDILPKNVDFSVIDGFTKVTDKDAAIYTQKLAKEEGMFLGNSAGAAIKGLLQLKSHFKKDDVVVVLFHDHGSRYVGKMFNDEWMRDRGFIEDNLTSAQDIINNHLDKPLVTVKTEELVSHAIERMKTYKISQIPVEDSSGFVGAVDEADLLRKYIENKDISDLPIKEVMHKPFPIVSENTPIEAISKLIHRDNNAVLVKLNNGAYQIITKYDIISAL, from the coding sequence ATGGAATATGCAGAAAACATATTAGGCACTATTGGTAATACACCTCTAGTAAAATTAAATAAACTTGTAGAAGGATTACCATGCTTAGTTTTAGCAAAATACGAAACATTTAATCCGGGCAATTCCGTTAAGGATAGAATGGCTGTAAAAATGATTGAAGATGCAGAGGCAGATGGGCGATTAAAACCTGGTGGAACCATTATTGAAGGAACATCTGGTAATACAGGAATGGGGCTAGCCTTAGCAGCTATAGTAAAAGGTTATAAAATGATCTGTGTTATAAGTGACAAGCAGAGTAAGGAAAAAATGGATATTTTAAGAGCAGTAGGTAGTAAAGTTGTAGTGTGTCCAACCAATGTAGAGCCAGAAGATCCAAAATCATATTATTCAACATCAAAACGACTTGCAGAAGAAACACCAAATTCATGGTACGTAAATCAGTATGATAATCCCAGTAATACAGCAGCACATTACGAAAGTACAGGTCCAGAAATATGGCAACAAACAAAAGGTAAAGTCACACATTTCCTTGTAGGAGTAGGGACAGGGGGAACCATATCAGGAGTTGGTAATTATTTAAAAGAACAAAATCCTAATATAAAAATTTGGGGTGTAGATACTTATGGTTCCGTATTTAAAAAATATCATGAAACGGGTATATTTGATGAAAATGAGATTTACCCTTATATCACAGAAGGCATAGGGGAAGATATTCTGCCAAAAAATGTCGATTTCAGCGTTATAGATGGTTTCACTAAAGTAACCGATAAAGACGCTGCTATTTATACGCAAAAATTAGCAAAAGAGGAAGGTATGTTTCTTGGCAACTCAGCAGGAGCAGCCATAAAAGGGCTCCTTCAGTTAAAAAGTCATTTTAAGAAAGATGATGTGGTAGTCGTTTTATTTCACGACCATGGAAGCCGTTATGTAGGTAAAATGTTTAACGATGAGTGGATGCGGGATCGCGGGTTTATTGAAGATAACTTAACGAGCGCACAAGACATCATTAATAACCATTTAGATAAACCTCTGGTAACAGTAAAAACAGAAGAATTAGTATCTCATGCGATTGAACGTATGAAGACATATAAAATTTCCCAAATACCAGTTGAAGATTCGTCAGGATTTGTTGGAGCTGTTGATGAAGCAGATTTGTTAAGAAAATATATTGAAAACAAAGATATTTCTGATTTACCGATTAAAGAAGTCATGCATAAACCATTTCCAATAGTTAGTGAAAATACTCCCATTGAGGCTATATCTAAATTAATTCATAGAGATAATAATGCTGTATTGGTAAAACTTAATAATGGTGCGTATCAAATCATTACTAAGTATGATATTATTAGTGCTTTATAA
- a CDS encoding FIST signal transduction protein: MNVQQISLQQDNWLEDISVLNIEANIFLLFVSPDFNPKKQVLDFINNKYPEATIIGCSTAGEISDITVKDETISLTAIKLDKVICKKSSIEIIDMDCSYKSGQLLAKDLYNKDLKHVLVLSDGLNVNGADLVSGLKSEIPNVSITGGLAADGSDFNKTFVINDNKIVDKTIIALGFYGEHLKVGFSSKGGWDSFGIERLVTKSNKNILYELDGLPALELYKSFLGEQANNLPSSGLLFPLSMRIDEDSSPVVRTILAVNEEDQSLTFAGNIPEESYVRLMKANIDRLIDGAADSAIGANKEQEEKSELAILISCVGRRLVLKQMVEEEVEAVRDIIGDKPSITGFYSYGEIAPFGEFSPCELHNQTMTITTLSEC; encoded by the coding sequence ATGAACGTTCAACAAATATCCCTACAACAGGATAATTGGCTAGAAGATATTTCAGTATTAAATATTGAAGCTAATATATTTCTACTTTTTGTATCCCCAGATTTTAACCCCAAAAAACAAGTACTGGATTTCATAAATAATAAGTACCCTGAAGCGACTATTATAGGATGCTCTACAGCAGGAGAAATCTCAGATATTACCGTTAAAGATGAGACAATATCTCTTACAGCAATAAAACTAGATAAGGTTATCTGTAAAAAATCATCAATAGAAATTATTGATATGGATTGCAGTTATAAATCTGGACAACTTTTAGCCAAAGACCTTTATAATAAAGATTTGAAACATGTATTGGTTTTAAGTGATGGACTTAACGTTAATGGAGCTGATTTAGTTTCGGGCTTAAAATCAGAAATCCCGAATGTTAGTATAACAGGAGGTTTAGCTGCCGATGGATCCGATTTCAATAAAACATTTGTTATCAACGATAATAAAATAGTTGATAAAACCATTATAGCTTTAGGTTTTTATGGAGAACATTTAAAAGTGGGCTTCAGCTCAAAAGGAGGATGGGATAGTTTTGGTATAGAACGATTGGTTACTAAATCAAATAAAAATATTCTTTATGAATTAGATGGCCTACCTGCATTAGAATTATATAAATCCTTTTTAGGAGAACAAGCAAATAATTTGCCGAGTTCTGGGTTGTTATTTCCTTTAAGTATGAGAATAGATGAAGATTCCTCACCAGTTGTCAGAACCATTTTGGCCGTAAATGAAGAAGACCAAAGTTTAACATTTGCAGGAAACATACCAGAAGAATCCTATGTGCGTTTAATGAAAGCAAATATTGATAGATTAATAGATGGAGCTGCAGATTCCGCAATTGGAGCTAATAAAGAACAAGAAGAGAAATCAGAATTAGCTATTCTTATAAGCTGTGTAGGTCGCCGTTTAGTTTTAAAACAAATGGTAGAAGAAGAAGTTGAGGCTGTAAGAGACATAATAGGAGATAAGCCAAGCATAACAGGTTTTTATTCATACGGAGAAATTGCTCCTTTTGGAGAGTTTTCACCTTGCGAATTACATAATCAAACAATGACTATTACAACGCTTTCAGAATGCTAA
- a CDS encoding PAS domain-containing sensor histidine kinase, which translates to MLNKDYHRLLKRQLKKTGLDTSENPEFIQFFNMVNDAYKSFDKDVKHIENILEESSRELFVVNQRLTKERDKINKKLGHIVDNIGGVLFETDLDGNFTFLNNAWAEYSGIPIDNAVGKSFRTFLHGENIEGFKRFDDLFSIEKEHIKFIFKNERNGEIMWFEVKSKLIKDRQGVSTGFIGTIIDVTNLKETEIELHKASKSKDEFLSTMSHEIRTPLNAVTGLTNILLMEDHLPDQLENLKALKYSGEHLLGLINDLLDFDKIKSGKLKLIEKDFSLNYFLESIKSHFGLRTEKKGLIFNVIKENDVPDNIIGDKLKLAQIIKNLLSNSLKFTENGCINLSVSNLGVKENKVTLVFKVTDTGIGISKSRQESIFESFMQANSETSIKYGGTGLGLSISKKLLNLQDSDLKVESELGKGSTFSFEITYKISNRLSVYEPDMIKMQPSYEPIDINVLVAEDNKMNVLILRRFFNKWGVTFTIAGNGEEVLELFNKHDYDLILMDLQMPKINGYQAAKIIRKSEDKSKANIPIIALTAFAQTDVKKKTQQYKMNGFMGKPFNPEELYKLLKSFSKAYNKKAI; encoded by the coding sequence ATGCTAAATAAAGACTATCATAGACTATTAAAACGTCAGCTTAAAAAAACAGGATTAGACACATCTGAGAATCCAGAGTTTATCCAGTTTTTTAATATGGTTAATGATGCTTATAAAAGTTTTGATAAAGATGTAAAACATATTGAAAATATTCTTGAAGAAAGTTCTAGGGAATTATTTGTGGTTAATCAAAGATTAACTAAGGAAAGGGATAAAATCAATAAAAAATTAGGACACATTGTAGATAATATAGGTGGTGTTCTTTTTGAAACTGATCTTGATGGAAATTTTACCTTTTTAAATAATGCCTGGGCAGAATATTCTGGAATTCCTATAGATAATGCTGTGGGGAAAAGTTTCAGAACCTTTTTGCATGGTGAAAATATAGAAGGCTTTAAACGATTTGATGATCTGTTTTCAATAGAAAAAGAACATATTAAGTTCATATTTAAAAATGAAAGAAACGGTGAAATAATGTGGTTTGAAGTCAAATCAAAACTCATTAAAGACCGTCAAGGAGTCTCAACTGGTTTTATAGGGACTATTATAGATGTGACAAACTTGAAGGAAACAGAAATAGAATTACATAAGGCGAGTAAATCTAAAGATGAATTTTTATCTACTATGTCTCATGAAATTAGAACACCTCTAAATGCAGTTACAGGATTAACTAATATTTTACTTATGGAAGACCATCTTCCAGATCAATTAGAAAACCTAAAAGCATTAAAGTATTCGGGAGAACATTTATTAGGATTAATAAATGATTTATTAGATTTTGACAAAATAAAATCTGGTAAACTAAAACTTATAGAGAAAGATTTTAGCTTAAATTATTTTTTAGAAAGTATAAAATCCCATTTCGGGTTAAGAACAGAGAAAAAAGGCTTGATTTTCAATGTTATTAAAGAAAATGATGTGCCGGATAATATTATTGGAGACAAATTAAAATTGGCTCAAATAATTAAAAATTTATTAAGTAATTCTTTGAAGTTTACCGAAAATGGATGCATTAATCTTAGTGTTAGTAATTTGGGTGTAAAAGAAAATAAAGTAACGCTCGTTTTTAAAGTCACAGATACAGGCATTGGCATATCAAAAAGTAGACAAGAATCTATTTTTGAAAGTTTTATGCAGGCAAACTCTGAAACATCTATAAAATATGGAGGTACAGGTTTAGGCCTGTCAATAAGCAAAAAATTATTAAATCTTCAAGATAGTGATTTAAAGGTTGAAAGCGAACTTGGTAAAGGCTCAACATTTTCGTTCGAGATTACTTATAAAATAAGCAATAGGCTTAGTGTTTATGAACCAGACATGATTAAAATGCAACCCAGCTATGAACCTATTGATATAAATGTTTTAGTTGCCGAAGATAATAAAATGAATGTGCTGATTCTTAGGCGTTTTTTTAATAAATGGGGGGTTACATTTACCATAGCAGGAAATGGAGAAGAAGTCTTGGAATTATTTAATAAACATGATTACGATTTAATACTTATGGACTTGCAAATGCCAAAGATAAATGGGTATCAAGCAGCAAAAATTATTAGAAAATCAGAAGATAAAAGTAAAGCAAACATTCCTATAATAGCTCTAACTGCCTTCGCACAAACTGATGTTAAAAAGAAAACTCAGCAATATAAAATGAATGGGTTTATGGGGAAACCTTTTAACCCTGAAGAATTGTACAAATTACTAAAATCATTTAGTAAAGCTTATAATAAAAAAGCTATTTAA
- a CDS encoding DUF2851 family protein — protein sequence MQEDFLHYIWKYKKIQIDQLKTTNGEGLIINTTGQHNLNSGPDFFNAQLTIDEQLWAGNVEIHVKSSDWFLHHHELDKAYDNVILHVVWEHDTDVFRKDHTAIPTLELKDFVSKAVLSNYEELFNKENKWINCEHDFENSDDFVLSNWLERLYLERLERKSKTIEQLLKESKNDWEAVLFKMLAKNFGLKVNGDSFFSLAKSIDFSVLRKSQSNQQTIEALLFGQSGLLDQHIEDSYHLGLVKEYKFLKQKFKLKNSHVLPCHFFRLRPSNFPTIRLSQLANLYYEHQNLFSKILETNHLNHFYKLFKVSTSKFWETHYTFQKESKSSKKNLTKSFIDLLLINTILPLKFCYEKHKGETINSDIIKIATSITSEKNSIIDAFNNLKKVSNSALSSQGLIQLKTEYCDKNKCLQCAVGNTLIVK from the coding sequence ATGCAAGAAGATTTTTTACATTACATCTGGAAATATAAAAAAATTCAAATAGATCAACTCAAAACAACAAATGGAGAAGGTCTTATAATCAATACTACAGGGCAACATAATTTAAATTCTGGTCCAGATTTTTTTAATGCACAACTCACTATTGATGAACAGCTTTGGGCAGGTAATGTAGAGATTCATGTAAAATCATCTGATTGGTTTTTACATCATCATGAACTAGACAAAGCATATGACAATGTTATTTTACATGTAGTTTGGGAACACGACACAGACGTTTTTAGAAAAGATCATACAGCAATACCAACCTTAGAATTAAAAGATTTTGTTAGTAAAGCTGTTTTAAGTAATTATGAAGAACTATTTAATAAAGAAAATAAGTGGATTAATTGTGAACATGATTTTGAAAATAGTGATGATTTTGTTCTAAGTAACTGGTTAGAACGTTTGTATTTAGAACGTTTAGAACGAAAATCTAAAACAATAGAGCAACTTTTAAAAGAATCGAAAAATGATTGGGAAGCAGTTTTGTTTAAAATGCTGGCTAAAAATTTTGGACTTAAAGTAAATGGCGATTCATTTTTTAGTTTGGCAAAATCTATTGATTTTTCAGTGCTGAGAAAATCACAATCAAATCAACAAACCATAGAAGCGCTATTGTTTGGGCAGTCTGGTTTATTAGACCAACATATTGAAGATAGTTATCATTTGGGCCTGGTTAAGGAGTATAAATTTTTGAAACAAAAGTTTAAACTAAAAAATAGTCACGTATTACCATGTCATTTTTTTAGACTACGACCATCAAATTTCCCAACCATTAGGCTGTCTCAATTAGCAAATCTATATTATGAACATCAAAATCTATTTTCAAAGATTTTAGAAACCAATCATTTGAATCATTTTTATAAGTTGTTTAAGGTGTCAACATCAAAGTTTTGGGAAACACATTACACCTTTCAAAAAGAATCAAAATCATCTAAAAAAAATCTTACCAAATCGTTTATAGATTTATTACTAATCAATACCATTCTACCGCTTAAATTCTGTTATGAAAAACACAAGGGAGAAACCATTAATTCGGATATTATAAAAATAGCAACTTCAATTACTTCAGAAAAAAACAGTATTATTGATGCGTTTAATAACTTAAAAAAAGTATCAAATTCAGCACTAAGTTCGCAAGGGCTTATTCAGCTTAAAACAGAATATTGTGATAAAAATAAATGCTTGCAATGTGCAGTTGGTAATACTCTAATCGTAAAATAA
- a CDS encoding PspC domain-containing protein: MNYIYKPLLFFQKHGYYVCQRIADRLGIRAKVVRTTFMYLTFVTVGFGFALYLFLAFWIKIKDLVYTKRTSVFDL, encoded by the coding sequence ATGAACTATATCTATAAACCTTTATTGTTTTTTCAAAAGCACGGCTATTACGTTTGTCAGCGTATAGCAGATAGATTAGGTATTAGAGCAAAAGTAGTAAGGACAACATTTATGTACCTAACGTTTGTAACTGTCGGTTTTGGTTTTGCACTATATTTATTCTTAGCTTTTTGGATAAAAATTAAAGATTTGGTTTATACCAAACGCACATCGGTTTTCGATTTATAA
- a CDS encoding potassium channel family protein translates to MNPLIKFFRTKIYTAVFLLVVLLLIGVTGYKMISSYSWIDSLYMTVITMTTVGFGEVVPLDDQSKIFTIFLILASVVIVGYALSIITEYILSKNDIDELIHKKMQKKIDSFKGHIVICGYGRNGKQAARKLLAHKKEFVVVEKDKEIEERLQVDGVSYVIGNANEDETLIQAGIDRASCLISALPNDADNLFVVLSTRQLNKSINIISRASLETSYDKLKLAGANNVILPDKIGGDHMASLVVVPGLMEFIDNLSIVGKSNINIEEVAVEKLYSNSKEARTIKDLDLRKKTGCTVIGYKDEKGEYLVNPEAELELASNSKLIVLGRPEQIDALNSEYNIN, encoded by the coding sequence ATGAACCCACTTATAAAATTTTTTAGAACCAAAATATATACAGCAGTATTTTTACTAGTAGTTCTTTTGTTAATAGGTGTTACTGGTTATAAAATGATATCCAGTTATTCGTGGATTGATTCACTTTATATGACCGTAATTACTATGACCACTGTAGGTTTTGGTGAGGTGGTTCCTTTGGACGATCAATCGAAAATTTTTACTATATTTTTAATATTAGCAAGCGTCGTTATTGTAGGGTATGCACTCTCAATAATTACCGAGTATATATTGAGCAAAAATGATATTGATGAATTAATACATAAGAAAATGCAAAAAAAGATAGATAGTTTTAAAGGTCATATTGTTATTTGCGGTTACGGCAGAAATGGTAAGCAGGCAGCTAGAAAACTTTTGGCACATAAAAAAGAATTTGTAGTCGTAGAGAAAGATAAAGAAATAGAAGAACGTTTACAGGTTGATGGTGTTTCTTATGTTATTGGTAATGCTAATGAAGATGAAACGCTTATTCAAGCAGGAATAGATAGAGCATCTTGTTTAATATCTGCTTTGCCTAATGATGCCGATAATTTATTTGTCGTGCTTTCAACCAGACAATTGAATAAATCTATTAATATTATAAGCAGAGCTTCCCTAGAAACTTCATACGATAAATTAAAATTGGCAGGAGCTAATAATGTTATCTTACCTGATAAAATAGGAGGTGATCATATGGCTTCTTTAGTAGTAGTTCCTGGTTTAATGGAGTTTATTGATAACCTGTCAATTGTTGGTAAATCGAATATTAATATCGAAGAGGTCGCAGTTGAAAAACTTTATAGTAATTCGAAAGAAGCCAGAACAATAAAGGATTTAGACCTTCGTAAAAAAACAGGTTGTACCGTTATTGGTTATAAAGATGAAAAGGGGGAATATTTGGTGAACCCAGAGGCAGAATTGGAATTAGCATCAAATTCAAAACTTATCGTTTTGGGACGGCCAGAACAGATAGATGCCCTCAATTCTGAGTACAATATCAATTAG